One genomic window of Gracilinema caldarium DSM 7334 includes the following:
- a CDS encoding SGNH/GDSL hydrolase family protein, with product MFDKEKIENVVQPDVVIQMSEPVLYLVGDSTVCPFNDTYYYPRYGYGTQLFRYLNLPIINLALSGRSSKSFISEKNYQTLLQNIKKGDFLLISFGHNDEKPDLLRYTNASLKIDNPSSFQYYLFTFYIKIALDRGAIPILCTPIVRRNPAGEYAGIYIHRIDDTPSFPGGDYAESIRLLGKQLGITVLDLTHRTKELYETLGPEKTIILHARITENLNSIDNTHINIYGATLIANLLAEELSKTNNPLTKHIISQRVFPQEGILSHMLCI from the coding sequence TTGTTTGATAAAGAAAAAATTGAAAATGTAGTTCAACCAGATGTGGTAATTCAGATGTCGGAACCGGTGCTCTATCTTGTAGGCGATTCCACTGTTTGTCCTTTTAATGACACTTATTACTATCCACGGTATGGATATGGAACACAACTATTTCGCTATCTCAATCTTCCCATAATCAATCTTGCTCTTTCTGGTCGAAGTTCAAAGAGTTTTATATCAGAGAAAAACTATCAAACTTTGCTTCAGAATATAAAAAAAGGTGATTTTCTTCTTATCAGTTTTGGTCACAATGATGAAAAACCAGACCTTTTACGATATACTAATGCATCACTCAAAATAGATAATCCTTCATCTTTTCAGTATTATCTTTTTACATTTTATATAAAAATTGCCCTCGATCGAGGTGCTATTCCTATATTGTGTACACCAATTGTACGAAGGAATCCCGCAGGAGAATACGCTGGGATTTATATTCATAGAATTGATGATACACCTAGCTTTCCAGGTGGTGATTATGCTGAGAGTATTCGTTTGCTAGGAAAGCAATTAGGAATTACAGTATTAGATCTTACTCATCGTACTAAAGAATTATATGAAACATTAGGTCCTGAAAAAACAATCATACTTCATGCAAGGATAACTGAAAACCTAAACAGCATTGATAATACTCATATAAATATATACGGAGCTACTTTAATTGCAAATTTATTAGCAGAAGAACTATCAAAAACGAATAATCCACTAACAAAGCACATCATATCACAACGAGTATTTCCACAAGAAGGAATATTATCTCATATGCTTTGTATTTAA